From Methanobacterium congolense, one genomic window encodes:
- the nrdD gene encoding anaerobic ribonucleoside-triphosphate reductase: MRDDLEIKDARVIAALQTKAQTCVIKNNGIFERFSHEKIVRSCLMVGAPLWASEKIASYVAKTAYDGISTAEIKMLVFDHLKKIDGEVADKYLATNTLRVRTSRDTIEPFDQRKIEKTLIVETEASGELARKIATQVWKELKKLDVEYLTAPMIREIVNTKLVENGLETLRKKYTRLGIPVYNITNLIKNGSRDNANMIHNPETVHKYVADEALKQYALLSIPQELADAHMSGDIHIHDLEFFAGRPINCLQHDLRTFIRYGLRVDGTGDHTSVAGAPKHIGTLMNHTGEIMLAAQQNMSGGQSMSLWNVFVAPFAAGLSYDEIKQAVQMLIYNLNMAYAARGSQVPFTSMNLEFTVPDFLKDETAYGPGGKAVGVYGDFEEETRALERAFTEELLKGDSDGKPHLFPNTIYTLRKEVLGSEFEEDLLKVHELSAKYGTAYFTNMLPDYRGNMANYMGCRTQLNDNWTGDWDKDCLRTGNLAYVTLNLPRIAYNSRDDDDVFEYLDSYMNLAEQVLMLRRRQAMHCLDDYNLLPFLTQDVDGERYYRVENSTMSFGFVGLNEMLLEHCGNGIEDEDARKFGLDVIKYINQRAATLKEETGLRWSVLQTPAESTAYRFAMLDKEKFGDKAITQGDAGAYYYTNSSHVPVNADVLLPEKIRIEEKFHPMTLGGHIFHAFMGEAYANPESLMSLTNKIATKSDIGFWAYSSAMSFCMKCKSLMKGLQDQCGNCGEQKEVEWYDRITGYVQQVGRSKSASGGWNPGKMQELRDRKRF, translated from the coding sequence ATGAGGGATGACTTAGAAATAAAAGATGCACGTGTTATTGCAGCACTTCAAACCAAGGCTCAAACATGTGTCATAAAAAACAACGGAATATTCGAAAGGTTCAGCCACGAGAAGATAGTTAGATCTTGTCTCATGGTGGGAGCTCCACTCTGGGCTTCAGAAAAAATTGCCTCTTACGTTGCAAAAACAGCATACGACGGCATATCCACCGCAGAGATAAAGATGTTGGTGTTCGACCACCTGAAAAAGATAGATGGGGAGGTTGCAGACAAGTACCTGGCAACAAACACTTTGCGTGTCAGGACATCAAGGGATACAATAGAACCCTTCGATCAACGGAAAATAGAAAAAACCCTGATAGTGGAAACTGAAGCGTCAGGAGAACTGGCTCGGAAAATAGCCACTCAAGTATGGAAGGAACTTAAAAAACTTGACGTGGAATACTTAACCGCGCCAATGATAAGGGAAATAGTTAACACAAAGCTTGTTGAAAACGGCCTTGAAACACTGCGTAAAAAGTACACTCGACTTGGTATACCTGTTTACAACATTACAAACCTCATAAAAAACGGTTCCAGGGACAACGCAAATATGATACACAACCCTGAAACAGTTCACAAGTACGTTGCAGATGAAGCCCTCAAACAGTACGCACTTCTAAGCATCCCACAGGAACTTGCAGACGCACACATGAGCGGGGACATACACATACACGACCTTGAGTTCTTTGCAGGAAGACCCATCAACTGCCTCCAGCACGACCTCAGAACCTTCATACGATACGGATTAAGGGTTGACGGTACAGGGGACCACACTTCAGTTGCAGGAGCACCAAAACATATAGGAACACTCATGAATCACACAGGGGAAATAATGCTGGCAGCACAGCAGAACATGAGTGGAGGACAGTCAATGAGCCTGTGGAACGTCTTCGTGGCACCATTCGCTGCAGGGCTCTCCTACGATGAGATCAAACAGGCAGTCCAGATGCTCATATACAACCTGAACATGGCCTACGCTGCCAGAGGCAGTCAGGTACCATTCACATCCATGAACCTTGAATTCACAGTTCCTGACTTCCTTAAAGACGAAACAGCCTACGGGCCTGGAGGTAAGGCTGTAGGGGTTTACGGTGACTTCGAGGAGGAAACAAGGGCACTAGAAAGAGCATTCACAGAGGAACTCCTGAAGGGAGATTCAGATGGAAAACCACACCTCTTCCCAAACACCATCTACACACTCCGTAAAGAGGTTTTAGGCAGTGAATTTGAAGAAGATCTGCTCAAGGTCCATGAACTCTCAGCCAAATACGGAACAGCCTACTTCACCAACATGCTCCCTGACTACAGGGGTAACATGGCCAACTACATGGGATGCAGAACCCAGCTCAACGACAACTGGACAGGAGACTGGGACAAGGACTGTCTGAGGACAGGAAACCTTGCATACGTCACACTGAACCTGCCAAGGATAGCCTACAACTCAAGGGATGATGATGACGTCTTCGAGTACCTGGATTCTTACATGAACCTTGCAGAACAGGTGCTGATGCTCAGGAGAAGACAGGCAATGCACTGCCTTGACGACTACAACCTGCTCCCATTCCTGACCCAGGATGTTGACGGAGAGAGGTACTACAGGGTGGAGAATTCAACCATGTCCTTCGGATTCGTTGGACTCAATGAAATGCTCCTTGAACACTGCGGTAATGGCATAGAAGATGAAGATGCTAGAAAATTCGGACTGGACGTTATAAAATACATAAACCAGCGCGCAGCCACACTTAAAGAGGAAACAGGATTGAGATGGAGTGTTCTCCAGACACCTGCAGAGTCCACTGCCTACAGATTCGCAATGCTCGACAAGGAAAAATTCGGGGACAAGGCAATCACACAGGGAGATGCTGGTGCATACTACTACACCAACTCCTCCCACGTACCTGTGAACGCAGATGTTTTGTTACCTGAGAAGATAAGGATCGAGGAAAAATTCCACCCAATGACACTGGGAGGACACATATTCCACGCATTCATGGGAGAGGCCTACGCAAACCCAGAATCACTCATGAGCCTCACCAACAAGATAGCCACAAAATCCGACATAGGATTCTGGGCCTACAGCTCAGCAATGAGCTTCTGCATGAAGTGCAAAAGCCTAATGAAAGGCCTTCAGGACCAGTGTGGAAACTGCGGGGAACAGAAAGAAGTTGAATGGTACGACAGAATAACTGGATACGTCCAGCAGGTTGGAAGGTCCAAATCAGCTTCAGGCGGATGGAACCCTGGAAAGATGCAGGAGTTAAGGGATAGGAAGAGGTTTTAA
- a CDS encoding nucleoside deaminase: protein MPTHQTFMQEALREARKSLKEGGIPIGAVLVEDAKIISRGHNQLLQRGSTVLHGEMDCIENAGRLKGADYRRCTLYTTLSPCEMCSGMIILYKIPRVVIGENETLKGPEALLRENGVEVLNLDLPECRKLMGDYIKTNSKLWDEEMERVGY from the coding sequence ATGCCAACCCACCAAACCTTCATGCAGGAAGCCCTGAGAGAGGCCAGAAAAAGTTTAAAAGAGGGAGGAATCCCAATAGGCGCAGTCCTTGTTGAGGATGCAAAGATCATCTCCAGGGGCCACAACCAGCTCCTTCAGAGGGGATCCACAGTTCTTCACGGTGAAATGGACTGCATCGAGAATGCAGGCAGACTTAAAGGTGCAGATTACCGAAGATGCACACTCTACACAACCCTTTCACCTTGTGAGATGTGTTCAGGTATGATAATCCTCTACAAAATCCCAAGGGTTGTGATAGGTGAGAATGAAACTCTTAAAGGTCCTGAAGCCCTTTTAAGGGAGAACGGGGTTGAGGTTTTGAATCTGGACCTTCCCGAGTGCAGGAAGCTCATGGGTGATTACATAAAAACTAATTCAAAGCTCTGGGATGAAGAGATGGAACGTGTGGGATACTGA
- a CDS encoding DUF11 domain-containing protein produces MRKQIKPKAQVMFLLLTIFVIMVSVSSVNAAPLTTASQVYVSTNGSDANSGTADSPYLTIQKGVDSISENGTVYIANGVYNGTGNTNITINRNMNITGQSHTGTIINGAGTNWIFHINSGVNVTITNLTLTQGYMAGNGGAIYNYGTLTVTNCTLTNNTVTDYGGAIENRGSLAVYGSTFINNIANGEGGGAIDNWNIDSTTATSVVSFSQFINNGACSIYNIMGSVSAENNWWGSNNPVWANLISGMSNPTNWLYMTIDTTKTVINNTQTSFVTVSFNNQYNGTTVTPFDPSTGHIPDGTHVNLTSALGSFNPVIATTVNGIATALFTANQTGTGNLTAIADNQTVTQLLTVNPASYLYLNVTSSKSNPTAGETFVLTYKLSNSGPNNATNVTMSFQVPAGLEFVSASVDNGTWTYNPANRTVTWMLSNVAVGDPYLYLTVRALGSGSYTIIPTITSDTYNRNTDPLKSFTVNVQEQNNSNDNTVNAASTTKTVPMQHTGMPVAGLILAILAVLGGTLAPRKK; encoded by the coding sequence ATGCGAAAACAAATAAAGCCAAAAGCACAGGTTATGTTCCTTTTACTCACAATTTTTGTTATCATGGTTTCAGTATCTAGTGTCAATGCTGCTCCATTAACAACTGCTTCGCAGGTTTATGTGAGTACCAATGGTTCAGATGCCAACAGTGGTACTGCAGATTCTCCATACCTCACAATACAGAAAGGAGTGGATTCCATTTCAGAAAATGGAACTGTGTACATTGCAAATGGAGTATACAATGGAACTGGCAACACAAACATTACCATCAATAGAAACATGAACATCACAGGTCAAAGCCATACAGGAACCATAATCAACGGAGCAGGTACCAACTGGATATTCCATATCAACAGTGGTGTTAATGTCACCATCACAAACTTAACACTAACTCAAGGTTATATGGCGGGGAATGGTGGTGCTATCTATAATTATGGTACGTTAACCGTGACTAATTGTACATTAACCAACAACACAGTAACTGATTATGGTGGTGCTATTGAAAATAGGGGTTCTCTGGCGGTTTACGGAAGCACATTCATAAACAATATAGCAAATGGTGAAGGTGGTGGAGCCATTGATAATTGGAATATTGATTCTACTACTGCTACTTCTGTGGTTTCATTCAGCCAGTTCATTAACAACGGAGCGTGTTCTATATATAATATTATGGGTTCAGTGAGTGCTGAAAATAACTGGTGGGGTTCTAATAATCCAGTATGGGCAAATCTCATATCTGGAATGTCAAATCCTACAAACTGGTTATACATGACAATAGACACTACAAAAACCGTCATTAACAATACTCAGACTAGTTTTGTCACAGTTAGCTTCAACAACCAGTATAATGGTACTACAGTTACTCCATTCGATCCTAGTACAGGCCACATCCCAGACGGAACACATGTAAACCTTACTAGTGCATTGGGAAGTTTCAATCCTGTAATAGCCACAACGGTTAATGGTATTGCAACAGCATTGTTCACAGCAAACCAGACAGGAACCGGTAACTTAACAGCAATTGCAGATAATCAAACAGTTACACAACTTTTAACAGTGAATCCAGCATCCTACTTGTACCTGAACGTTACAAGTTCAAAGAGTAATCCAACTGCAGGTGAAACATTCGTTTTAACCTACAAACTCAGTAACAGCGGACCAAACAATGCAACTAATGTAACGATGTCTTTCCAGGTACCAGCTGGTTTGGAATTTGTAAGTGCAAGTGTTGATAACGGAACATGGACTTACAACCCAGCAAACAGGACTGTAACTTGGATGCTCAGCAACGTGGCTGTTGGAGACCCTTATCTTTACCTCACGGTCAGGGCATTGGGAAGTGGAAGTTACACCATCATACCAACAATAACCTCAGACACATACAACAGAAACACAGACCCATTAAAATCATTCACGGTAAATGTACAGGAACAAAACAATAGTAACGACAACACAGTGAACGCTGCATCAACAACAAAAACAGTTCCAATGCAACATACTGGTATGCCAGTAGCAGGATTAATATTAGCAATCCTTGCGGTACTTGGAGGAACACTAGCACCAAGAAAAAAATAA
- a CDS encoding GIN domain-containing protein codes for MSNGRLTIDQGLGQTTVMPTKPVNVYVTVKDLNSVDSSGSGYVESDKLNVNSLSLSISGSGNDTINGLTANTFKVVISGSGSVTAAGKANSQDVTISGSGEYNGSNLTSNTASVNINGSGKAIVYALQQLSIIISGSGEVNYLGNPKLTQQISGSGKVTSI; via the coding sequence GTGTCCAACGGCAGACTGACCATAGATCAGGGACTTGGACAGACCACTGTGATGCCAACAAAACCCGTGAACGTTTACGTAACAGTTAAAGATCTGAACAGTGTGGATTCATCAGGTTCAGGATATGTGGAATCTGATAAACTCAACGTGAACAGTTTAAGTCTAAGTATAAGTGGTTCAGGTAACGACACCATAAACGGACTGACTGCAAACACATTTAAAGTGGTTATATCAGGTTCTGGAAGTGTTACAGCAGCAGGCAAAGCTAACAGTCAGGATGTGACCATCTCAGGGTCAGGGGAGTACAATGGATCCAACCTTACAAGCAACACAGCTTCTGTTAACATCAATGGATCAGGAAAAGCAATTGTTTACGCCCTGCAGCAGCTGAGTATTATTATCAGCGGTTCAGGTGAGGTTAACTACCTTGGAAATCCTAAGCTGACCCAGCAGATATCTGGAAGTGGTAAAGTGACAAGCATATAA
- a CDS encoding head GIN domain-containing protein has translation MKKMGLGILGLIILVVMASGCIGTGSGKVVNQTRDVSGFSQISTNGDINLFIKQGTNESLVIEAENNVIPNIKTPCPTAD, from the coding sequence ATGAAAAAGATGGGCCTGGGAATTTTGGGATTGATCATCCTTGTTGTCATGGCATCTGGATGCATTGGCACAGGATCAGGAAAAGTTGTGAATCAGACCAGAGATGTTTCTGGTTTCAGCCAGATAAGCACAAATGGAGACATCAACCTATTCATAAAGCAGGGAACCAATGAATCCCTGGTTATAGAAGCTGAAAACAATGTCATACCTAACATAAAGACACCGTGTCCAACGGCAGACTGA